DNA from Eucalyptus grandis isolate ANBG69807.140 chromosome 5, ASM1654582v1, whole genome shotgun sequence:
TAATTATTATGTTCTATAACAGACTCATTAGTAACTATCCAATAATTTTAATCATTACactttataatattattttgcctaatgaaaaaaaattaatttagtgtAATACCCATGAAATAATTCACTTAACATGTGTAAGACCATGTAGgaatttttttgcttatttcttttattttgatagatttaattttcaattcttttagtCTTGGGCTCAGTTATAACTGCGTCGAAGAAAAggatcaaaatttttatttgatcttttgaaTTAATTCTTCCATGTTTAGTTTATAGAAATGGAAATAAAGGAagtttttcgtttttttgtCAACAATAAATATCTATCATTCACAGCTAATTCAGTGAGCTACtaaattttgcatttaatttgtaTATAATTAACTTAAAATTGTAATCCTCATATAAATATAAAACattgaaattaacaaataatCGCTAACTACAAAATTAAGTTTAAGAAAAATTGGTAACGCATTAACATTGCAAAAATGATGCAAAttatctttaaacttttaattcaatatgtaatatggttcataatttttaatttattcaatgtagtcaacaaattttttatatatgtttaattcaatctttcaactatataaaaaatgttcaatattgtcattgattttaaactaattgaAGGATTACATCGAATATTTCTACATAATTCAGGGACTGCattaaatatgtataaaaaaatctattgaccatattaaataaattaggcaTTCAAAGATCACATTATATCTTAGTGGCCACacttccaacatgaaaggggAAAGTGAGGGGTTCGAATCCCTACATTCTAGGAGGGTTTGAATGGGGACGATATAGTTTTAGGTGTGGGTTAATTGTATagtaccgaccaaaaaaaaaaagatccgaccaaaaaaaaatcacattatatatttgACCGATATTCAGAAATTATTTATCTCATTATCCCGTTAACATTGGGGAAGGAATGAAATAGGCATCCCCCTAGGAATCTCATCTTTACTCCCATTGGACTCTATCACTATCAGGGAAAAGTCAACAGAATGGCAATCCCGTAAATTTCGCATCACCCCGGGGTCAATTCACGTTCCCCATCCCCCCATCTCCCGCTCACGGTTCACCAAAATCTTCCCCGTCTTCTCGCTGTAAGaaacctaaagaaaaaaaaaatcagagacCACAGTCCCACTCGGAGAAATCGCTGGACCGGAACGAAGACCACCTCCCGAAGCTCTTCGCGCATGGCGGCCCGGCCTCCGCCCTGAATCCCGGCGCTTCGTGGTTCCTCCGTAGCTTCTTCCTCGCTTCGCCGGCCCTCGCTTGGAGGGCGTCGATTGGAGCTCGGAGCTCAGGTTCGTGAATTTCGAACTGCTGCCCTCCTCGCGTTAATTGAGCTGGAATGCGGTTGGACACTCGAGTTTTTCGGGTTCGGGTCGAGTAGGAATCGCGTGCGCTTCGTGGTCGTGTTGTGGGGCTGGGGAAATGGAGCCGACCCGCGTGCCGGCGACGTGAAATGGCGGCTCGCGGTTCTTCGTTGGCGATAGATTAGGCTAGGCTGTGCGGCTTTCCTTAAAGGCTTGGCTAGCGTGATTGCTAAGCGGCTGAAAGCGAGTGTTGAGGAGGGTTGTCCTTTTCTTGACTGTTGTGGTCTCTCGTGTTTGTTGggttctttacttttcttttcttttttgatttatgGGTGCATGGATGGATGTCTTGTCCtctatttatctttcttttcctctttttttttttttttttggtgcagtGTTAGTTGGGGATAGAGATTTCGCTAGGTACTGTAATCTATGGAGGAGCTCGTTGGTTTGGAGAGCTTTAGAGTTACGGACAATGGTGCCGCCTCGTGCAGCGATAGGCCGTTCGGCCATGTGGGTAATGGCAGAGAGAGCGAGAGTCTGGACATCGACCTCTtggcagatttggaatcttATTTGCAGGATATCAACGATAGGCTCACGATTTCGAGGATGGTGAGCGATTCTGTTATCAAGGGTATGGTGAGTGCGGTGGAGCAGGAGGCCGAGGAGAAGATTGGGGAGAAGCAGCTGGAGATAGCCAGGCTGAAGGAAACGTTGTGTGCGTATCGTACAGTGGAGGGGAGGGATAAGCTTTCGCCTATTCCGTTGTCATTGTTGAATGAGGGGAATACCCAGCAAGACCCATTTTTAGTCATCTCAAATCCTCAGAAAGACCGTGATGGGAATTCGGATTTTCTGAGGAGCTGTATAAGCGAAGTGAAAGAGCAGCTAGCGAAACTCAAGAAAGAGGTAAACTACGTTAAAGGTGGAAATCGTTGTAGGAGGATTAATTCAGGTGATGAGTTGGTGGGGTTGGGTGGTATCTTGCTGGAGGACGTCTCTGAAAGATTGATTGGTGTGGACAGTACTTTCAATGGTCTCCAGAGTACACTAGATTCTTTCTTCAGCCAGCTGAAGGATATGGTTCACATATCTAAGACGTCACTTCGTGAGATGCAGCAGGAATGGGAACTAAGAGCAGAAATTGAGGCCATTGTGACAACTGACTACATCAGGAGCCTCCACAGTGAGTTTGAGAGGAAGCTTTGGGATCTTAATAGTTATTCTCATGGGTGTGAAAACCACAGGTCgctgaagaagataaaagaaataacaGCTCCTCTACGTGAGGAACTGGTTGTGCTTTCTAATCTATTGTCCGGTGATGATAATGGACACCTAATTTCGCAAGTGTCCTTGGAGGATGGTGAAGAATGTTTGATTAATAAAAGAACTGATCACTTGAATCGGAAACTGTCAGGTAACCATTTGCTATCAGCTTCTCCCTGGGAGGGTAGTGGCAAGCATGATGAGCTTATAATCACTAGGCCAGAGAATTTGGACCCAGCTCAACTAAAACATATGGGAAGAGATGAATTGATAAGTTATTTCAAGACTGAgatgaccaaaatgaaaagattccATGAGTCCAAGATACAGGAGAAGACTGAAGAGGTTTTTAGTCTCAAGCGAGAATACATGAAGGACAGAGGACTTTCATTGACGGTCAGAAAGGACAAGGAATTTGAAGGATTGAAGAGAAAAATCCCTGAGGTGCTCTTGAAGTTGGATGATGTTTTGATGGAAAGTAACACCGTACCTCAATCTAATGGTGATGCTGTAAGTTTTGGCACTATGAGGGAGAGGTTGGAAAATCTTCTGGCTGAAAATCACCGGCTAAGAGGCATTCTTTCTGATAAGAAAAAGAGGTAAAGTGTCTTCTCTCACAAATTTCTAATGATGCAAAGCAAATCTCTTCTCATTCTTCCGCCGAggcaaaaattatttgaaatgattgGAAATCTCTCATGTAAACGGGAGGATGCACAAATTGAAGCTTCCATTTCTGAAGTGGTATACATATGTGTCATCAAGgagatgatggcatacattcaCCATATTTCTGGCAATTTGTATGCTCAGAAAAATATCAGGGAAGATGTTCATGAAATTGCTCATGTTGCTGAATGTTCATGCCAATCtgaatttgagaatttgaataTGGAGTCTGCTATATTGCAAGGGTTGGATGGAATGATATTTGCAGAAGTTTTGAAGGATGTCAAGGAGAAATTGTGTCACTCGAATGATTTGTGTATTAACGAAATGAAGCTCCGAGTATCACTTGAATGGGAAGCaatggaaagagaaagatcACTGGAATCGAAAATTTCAGAGAATGAAAAGCTAAAGCAGGAGACAACGCAGTTGGCGTTGTTggtggaagaaaaggagaaattagCTCAGGAAACAGCTAGTAAATTGTCTATACAGATGAAACAATGcgaaataatttctcaagaGCTTGACCTCTTGAAAGCGGAATCAAGTAGACAGCAAATCCTAATTGCAGAGATGGATAAAGAGTCAGAACTCATGAAAGGTAACCTTGCTCAAGGACTTGAGCAAATTAAAGCATATGAAAGGGAGTTGACCAATCTAAATGAGAAGTTAAGTTTAGCAGTCGAAGAGTTGAGTAAAGCTAATGAAGAGAGAGGGTTGTTTCTGGTGACTAATCAAGAGAAGGAGAATGCTGTAGTGTTGCTTAGagttaaagaaagagagaacttGAAACAGCTTGAGTTAATGACTGGAACTGTCCATGAATTGCTGAAGAAAGTAGCTGGCTTGGAACAGAGTATATCAGAAGATATTCAGAGGAAAAACATGAGGTACGCACTAAATTTCctctattttacttttttcctttatgacaCATACAGTTCTTTAAGAAGCTGCTATAGAGGGTTTCATGTGGGTTAACTTGTTCCCTAGCAAAAATATTGAAGCTTTCAGTGCATTTTCTAGATTATCACTAGTACTGTAGAATAACTATTCTTTATCATCCGACCTTATGCTGTATGTGCTTGACTTGTAGGAATTACATTATTAACAAAATGTCTTTGGGAGGAATTGTATAAATTTGTCCAATAATAGAAATTCTTTCTCTGGCTTTTGGTAGACAAAGGGAATGGATTGGTCAAGTTGATGATCCCTTAAATATTGCAGAAGTGAGGGAGCAAGGCTGCTTTATAAATGTCTTTTAGAGCATGGGCATTATTGTCTATGGTGTATTGAACTAGGCTCTGATAGTTTGATGGGAAGTTAACCTGCCACACTTATTGTCCATATTGCCCATCACATCTCTGAGTTTGGACTGGCCAGCACTTGCTACCCAAGGGTTGATGCGCTATTTCCCATTAGGGCTTAGTTTATGCTTATTAACCGATTTATTATTTGTTGGTTACTTTTTTGAGGTAGCCTGAAATCATCTAAAGATCATTGCAGCTGCTCGCCGTCAGTGACAGCTACCATCTCTTGTGTTTGTGGATTTTAAATTACTCACAGTCACGTCCACCACTACCACCATTCCTTTCATCTTCCAATTTTTGTCGAGTAATACTTTAGTAAATCAAACAATGGACTGGTTATATTGAATTAATATGAGTCATCTTTGACTAAGCTTTTTCTAAGGAATTCTTCACTTGTAAAGGAAAATAGTATCATGAAAAAGTTGAACCTTGATGGAAGTGTCAtttggtaaaatatttttcccagACTCAAAACCTGAATTAGACATTAGGGAAGCAATCTCGGGCGGTGAAGTAGTTGTCTTACTGAGTTATGCATGATTGCTAATATCTCCTCGCAGCATACCGTGAAAGGTCCGCATTTCCCCGCCCAGTTCGACTACACCTACTATCTATGTGATTTTGACCAGTGTCCTTAATGGCTTTGTGCCTAAATCACTTGTGAAATCTATTCACTTTTGGAGAGCTATCTGCCTTGACATTGAATTCAGCTTTCTATTTAAATACTCGGATGCTAAGAAATTATGTGATTTATCTTCACTGAGGAAAACATAAAGAGTTCTCATTGAAGGGCACAATGCATAAAGTCGACAACCTATAAGAACACTAATTGACTATTAAAAGATCTGAAGATTGAGTAGCATGCTTTGGAACATAAAGATCCTTCTACCAAATAGACTCTATTCACATGGTATATGATCAAATGATACGAAAGCAAGTTTAACCTATATGCATTCAATAGTTTAGGATGCATTTTTATATCTGGAAAAGTGAAAGCTACATCTCTTTATAACCCATATTTTATCTtcgcttttcttttgcttttcttttagctTTTAGATGAGCTGCATTTGGTTAAGAAAATAGGCTGACCAAGCTGCTGTGGTGGATCAGTTTTCTGGTGGAATTATTCTAAATTAGCTTTTAAGGTTGAATACAGGACTTTTATAATAAAGAACCCACATTGTCCTGAATTAAAATGAGCCAGTTTTCCCAAGATCCAAGTGTTTTGATGTTCACACCAGAAGACACCTCATCTCAGTTCTGTGACTCCACTGGAAATGAGGGCTAGGGAAGTTCATTCAATCTGAAATATATACCTTCATAGACTTCATTCTGAAGGGAAAGAAGTAATTACTAAATAAGTCATTCAATAGTTACCGATTATTTTGGCAGAAACAAGTGAAAATCTGCCTCCACTTGAAATTTCTGTTGCATCTGCTTTGTTGTTGACTTTTTGGGCCCCCG
Protein-coding regions in this window:
- the LOC120294144 gene encoding WPP domain-associated protein-like, whose product is MEELVGLESFRVTDNGAASCSDRPFGHVGNGRESESLDIDLLADLESYLQDINDRLTISRMVSDSVIKGMVSAVEQEAEEKIGEKQLEIARLKETLCAYRTVEGRDKLSPIPLSLLNEGNTQQDPFLVISNPQKDRDGNSDFLRSCISEVKEQLAKLKKEVNYVKGGNRCRRINSGDELVGLGGILLEDVSERLIGVDSTFNGLQSTLDSFFSQLKDMVHISKTSLREMQQEWELRAEIEAIVTTDYIRSLHSEFERKLWDLNSYSHGCENHRSLKKIKEITAPLREELVVLSNLLSGDDNGHLISQVSLEDGEECLINKRTDHLNRKLSGNHLLSASPWEGSGKHDELIITRPENLDPAQLKHMGRDELISYFKTEMTKMKRFHESKIQEKTEEVFSLKREYMKDRGLSLTVRKDKEFEGLKRKIPEVLLKLDDVLMESNTVPQSNGDAVSFGTMRERLENLLAENHRLRGILSDKKKR
- the LOC120294145 gene encoding WPP domain-associated protein-like, whose amino-acid sequence is MIGNLSCKREDAQIEASISEVVYICVIKEMMAYIHHISGNLYAQKNIREDVHEIAHVAECSCQSEFENLNMESAILQGLDGMIFAEVLKDVKEKLCHSNDLCINEMKLRVSLEWEAMERERSLESKISENEKLKQETTQLALLVEEKEKLAQETASKLSIQMKQCEIISQELDLLKAESSRQQILIAEMDKESELMKGNLAQGLEQIKAYERELTNLNEKLSLAVEELSKANEERGLFLVTNQEKENAVVLLRVKERENLKQLELMTGTVHELLKKVAGLEQSISEDIQRKNMRLGTLGSQLSSLGQKAIALRRMGSIYEQRLERKCSDLHKAEAEVDLLGDQVDTLLNLLEKVYIGLDHYSPILQHYPGIMEVLKLVRRELTGESLKLI